The DNA sequence ACCACGAGGTAGATGCCGAGCTTCTTCACGAGACCAAAACTAGCTTCCATATCCCGCACCGCAAGAGCGGTCTCATGCGACGCCCGCCTTCATGGCCCCGGGGGAACCATGCGCCGGGGGTGATCCTGCCGGGCTTCCCCGCTCACCGCAGTTGCAACCTCCCCGTTTGCGAACAACATGGTCGGTGTATGGACAAGTCCGCAGTGGCCGCCATCTTCCAGGAAATCGCCCTCCTACTTGAGCTCCGGGGAGAAAACCCGTTCAAAACCCGTGCCTATCAAAATGCAGCCCGTTCGCTCGAAACTTTCCCGGGCGATCTCGCCACCCTTGTTACCGAAGACCGGCTCGGGGAAATTCCCGGTCTCGGCGAGGCCCTGCGGGAGAAAACCACCCTCCTGGTCCGCGACGGCCAATTGCCCTACTACGACCAACTCAGGGCTTCTTTCGCGCCGGGCCTGCTCGATCTGCTCCACATCCCCGGTCTTGGACCGAAAAAGCTCAAGGCTCTTCACGACCAGTTAGGCATCCACGACACCGCCAGCCTGCAACAGGCCTGCGAAGACGGACGCGTCGCCGCTCTGGCCGGCTTTGGTCCGAAAACGGCCGCCAACCTCCTTGCCGGCCTGGCCCAACGCCGGGCCTTCGCCGGACAGTTCCGTTTCGGCGACGTCATCACCCGGGCCGAGGAACTGATCGAATTGCTCCGCACCCACCCCGATGTCATCCGCGTCTCGCTTGCCGGCTCCCTGCGCCGGGGCAAGGAAGTGGTCAAAGACATGGACCTCGTGGCCTCCTCCAAGGACCCGGCCGCCGTCATCGACGCCTTTGCCGGGCTCGAGGGCGTGGTCCGTGTGGTGGCGCGCGGCGAAACCAAATGCAGTGTGGTCTTCGACAACGGCCTGCCCTGCGATCTGCGAGTTGTCGCCGACCGGGATTTCCCCGCCACCCTGCTCCACTTCACCGGCAGCAAGGAAGCCAATGTCGCCCTCCGCCAGCGGGCCATCGCGCGCGGTCTGAAGCTGAGCGAATACGGCCTCGAGCCCGACAACCCAAATCAGCAATCGAAAATCAAAAATCAAAAATTTCCTGACGAGTCCGCCCTCTACAAGGCCCTCGGCCTTGATTTCATCCCCCCCGAACTGCGGGAGAATCTGGGGGAGATCGAAGCCGCCGAAACGGGCCGGCTGCCGCGGCTGTTGGAATGGACCGATTTGAAAGGTTGTTTCCACAACCACACCACCGCCAGCGATGGCAGGAACACCCTGGAGGAAATGGCCTCCGCAGCGGCCGAACTCGGTCTGGAATATCTCGGCATCGCCGACCACTCGAAGTCCTCCGTCCAGGCCAACGGCCTCTCTTCGGAACGCCTACTGGCCCAGGTGGCGGAAATCCACCACCGCAACAAAACCCGCGACGACATCCACCTCTTCGCCGGAGTGGAGTGCGACATCCTGAAGGACGG is a window from the Candidatus Methylacidiphilales bacterium genome containing:
- the polX gene encoding DNA polymerase/3'-5' exonuclease PolX, which codes for MDKSAVAAIFQEIALLLELRGENPFKTRAYQNAARSLETFPGDLATLVTEDRLGEIPGLGEALREKTTLLVRDGQLPYYDQLRASFAPGLLDLLHIPGLGPKKLKALHDQLGIHDTASLQQACEDGRVAALAGFGPKTAANLLAGLAQRRAFAGQFRFGDVITRAEELIELLRTHPDVIRVSLAGSLRRGKEVVKDMDLVASSKDPAAVIDAFAGLEGVVRVVARGETKCSVVFDNGLPCDLRVVADRDFPATLLHFTGSKEANVALRQRAIARGLKLSEYGLEPDNPNQQSKIKNQKFPDESALYKALGLDFIPPELRENLGEIEAAETGRLPRLLEWTDLKGCFHNHTTASDGRNTLEEMASAAAELGLEYLGIADHSKSSVQANGLSSERLLAQVAEIHHRNKTRDDIHLFAGVECDILKDGTLDYGDDILAQLDYVVASVHSAFNQDADTMTRRIIRAVENEHVTLLGHPTGRLLLEREPYAINLDKVIDACAANGTWIELNANPFRLDMDWRYWRRARDKGVLCAINPDAHAVGQLGYLHLGARFARKGWLRREDVANTLPLREMKKKLMARGG